One window of Dendropsophus ebraccatus isolate aDenEbr1 chromosome 13, aDenEbr1.pat, whole genome shotgun sequence genomic DNA carries:
- the LOC138770574 gene encoding olfactory receptor 5AR1-like — MEDLNQTSYGRFVLLGLTTVPYLQIIFFFIFLLMYIITLSANVLLVIVVTINSKLQTPMYFFLCNLSIIDICFSSTIVPHILRNTISKDRSISLLACALQMYFHLALGATECVILAIMAYDRFVAICKPLHYRNIMGKKLCSCFAAGSWSFCFMNSALHVVLTFQLPYCRSHYVNHFFCEMPPFFQLSCKDTWLNEIAMYISAGIIASCSFILTLISYIHIISTILKIRSSQGRKKAFSTCVSHLTVVLLYYGTIMIVYLRPHSEYSSEIDKTVSILYTVVTPMLNPIIYSMRNKDVKGTIGMKLFKQSLDH, encoded by the coding sequence atggaagacttgaatcAAACATCTTATGGAAGATTCGTCCTTCTTGGTCTGACTACTGTCCCATATCTTCAGATCATATTCTTTTTTATATTTCTGCTGATGTATATAATAACACTGTCAGCGAATGTTCTACTCGTCATTGTGGTGACTATAAACTCCAAGCTACAGACGCCCATGTACTTCTTTCTGTGCAATCTCTCTATTATTGACATTTGCTTCTCCTCCACAATTGTCCCCCATATTCTCAGAAATACAATCTCCAAGGACAGAAGTATTTCTCTGTTAGCATGTGCACTTCAAATGTATTTCCATTTGGCGTTGGGAGCCACTGAGTGCGTAATACTTGCCATCATGGCTTATGATAGATTTGTAGCCATTTGTAAACCTTTGCACTATAGAAACATCATGGGCAAGAAATTGTGCTCCTGTTTTGCTGCTGGTTCATGGAGTTTTTGCTTCATGAACTCAGCCCTTCATGTGGTCCTCACCTTCCAACTACCCTACTGTAGATCTCACTATGTCAACCACTTCTTCTGTGAGATGCCTCCATTTTTTCAATTGTCTTGCAAAGACACTTGGCTAAATGAAATAGCAATGTATATCTCAGCCGGAATCATAGCCTCGTGTTCATTCATCCTTACTTTGATTTCATACATCCACATCATCTCCACTATTTTGAAGATCCGTTCCTCACAAGGGAGGAAAAAAGCTTTCTCCACATGTGTCTCCCACCTTACGGTGGTGTTGCTCTATTATGGGACTATTATGATCGTGTATCTCAGACCTCACTCTGAGTACTCTTCTGAGATAGACAAGACCGTATccattttatatacagtggtaactcCTATGTTGAATCCCATCATTTATAGCATGAGGAACAAAGATGTTAAAGGTACCATAGGAATGAAGCTTTTTAAGCAGTCATTGGACCATTAA